In Papio anubis isolate 15944 chromosome 20, Panubis1.0, whole genome shotgun sequence, the genomic window TATGTCTGTCCTGGGGACCTTTGTCTACCCTCCTGGGCCAGATGGCTTATAGACCCCCATCCGTTCCTGCCCAGCCCATCTGCTCCTCAAGGCCTGGTGGCCACTTCTGTCTGTACTAAGGACCCTTGTCTAGCCCCTCGGCTCTTGGGAACCCCTGATCTTGGAGATCCACATCTAACTGCCCAGGGTAACCCTGTTCCCTGTCCCCCAGGCCAGGTGGCTATGCATGTCTTCCCTAGGGACCTCGATCCACACCCCAGCCTAAGGGTGCACATCTGTGTGCCTGGCCTGATCCAGGATTCATGTGAGGGACCTGTGTCTGTCTACCCCGCTAGCTTAGGGGCAGGATCCTTTAAGCCTATCCACCCACTGCCCTGGCACCAGGCTGCTGGGCTGGGGTCCACTACCCATCCCATCCCACCTCCTCATCCTCAGGCAGCGGGGGCAGGGGTGAGCTGGGAGAGCATTCGCGCTCGCGCACAGAGGGGCTGTTTCGCATCCAGGCACGGCAGATCGGGTACAGTGGCGTGTTCTCGCTGAACTGGGCCAAGTCCACGCTGCGGTCGAACAGCTTGATCACGTATGTGTCTGGGAGGGTGTGGATGGGAGCTGTGTGAGCATCCTCGCATAGGCCCTCAGCTCCTTGCCGACCCTCTAGGGCCACCGTCTACTCACTGGATCGCTGTGGCCCTCCCTCAGCCAGCCCGTCATCCatctccctcctcttcttcctccgcTGGTGGGGGAAGCGGGCAGATGGCCTGCGTAGGGAGAGGGAGTGTCAGGACTGGGGTAGGAGCTGAGAGCCTCTAGTCAGCTGGCTGGGACCCTGCCACCTTACCTTTTGCCAGTGGCTGCGATGGAGCAGTCCCTGTGGGGGAAAGACAGTTGACCCTCAGACAAATGCCTGTGCAAAACCCTGCAGAGGGCACCCTGGGGATACTGGTATCAAACCTGAGATGCTCACATGAACCCCACTTGCCTCTTGGGCCTTTTGTCCCACCCACACCCGTGGGGGTCTAGGAGGCAAATGCGAGGGGACCTAAGCTTCTCCTGCCGCAGGGTCTTTGTACAGGTGGAGTGGTCAGGACTTCGATGGAGGTAGTGCTGGGCTGAGCGGTCAGGGCTTGGATAAGGGAAGAAGTTACCAACCACAAACTCTCAGCTCCAAATCCAATCAGAAAAACTCACTTATTATGGGTGTCTGAGGGCGTTTTCCCAGCTTCCTCATCCAGACGCTCCCTAGAGGCAGAAGCGATCTCTCAGCTCAGGGTTCCAGGGCCCCAGAGAAGGAAGGCACCGAGCAGCCTCTCAATTAAGCACCTTCCTCCCCAAGTCAGCCTCTGGGGTCCCACCCAATCCACCCAAGATCAGAGGCCCCAACCTGCCAGGGTGCCTGGCCCTGTGACCCCACGCTGGCCTACCTGTCCATGTGACTCTTCTCCAGCAGACACTGCAAGACGGCATCCAGTTGGTTCCGGGCTTTGGCCATCTCCAGCTCTGGGGCAAGAGGGAACCCAGCAGGAGTCAGCTCCCAGGCCCCAGCTAAGTGGACAGCGGACTGGGTCAGGGAGGGGCATGCGTGCCATCTGCCCTGGCCAATCTCAGAGCCAGGCCCAGGCAGCCTGAAAGGGTGCAGCAGGCAGAGATGGCTGGAGTGATGATGCCAAGAACTCTGAGTTCCAGAGCTGTCCCGCCCAATCGCACTGTGACAGGAGGCAAAGCCAATCACCTTACCTTATGAGCcttttgggttttaaaaaaatgtgttttaatatgatataaatatattagaaaaaattgccgggcgcggtggctcaagcctgtaatcccagcactttgggaggccgagatgggcggatcacgaggtcaggagatcgagaccatcctggctaacacggtgaaaccccgtctctactaaaaatacaaaaaactagccgggcgaggtggcaggcgcctgtagtcccagctactcgggaggctgaggcaggagaatggcgtaaacctgggaggcggaacttgcagtgagctgagatccggccactgcactccagcctgggtgacagagcaagactctatctcaaaaaaaaaaaaaaaaaaaaaaaattatatagaggtggagtctcaccatattgaccaggctggtcttgaactcctggattccagtgagccatctcggcttcccaaagtgctgggattaccggtgtgggccactgtgcctgtcccagTGGCAAGGTTTAAATACCTATGTATTATACATGATAACTCACTGAATTATCACAATAACTCTTAGGGgtagatgtgatttttttttccttgagaaagGATCTCAtgatgttgtccagactggttttgaactcctgggctcaagtgatcctgctgtctcagcctcccaaatagctggggctatAAGCACGTGCCATAGAGCCTGGCTCagatagatattatttttattcgtattttaaaaagaatgaaactgaggcacagagatgttagGCCACATGCTCAAAGGCACACAGCAAAGAAATTGCAGAGCTgatgatttgaacccaggctgtctggTTCCAAAGCTGAAGTTATGAGACAGAGGCTCAACCTGAGTGCAGAATCTGGTTGAGGCAGTGgtataactttattttaattaattaatgtatttatgttttgtgagacggagtcttgctttgtcacccaggctggaatgcagtggcataatcttggctcactgcaacctccacctcctaggttcaagcgattctcctgtctcagcctcccaagtagctgggattacaggagcccgccaccatgcctggctaatttttgtatttttagtagagatggggtcttaccatgttgaccaggctggtctcgaactcctgacctcagtgatccgctggcctcggcctcccaaagtgctgggattacaggcgtgagccaccacacctggccaacagtgGTATAATTTTAAATCTGAATTCAATCTGAATgagctgacatttaaaaattgggagatttcttttcttcttttgagacagagtcttgctctgttgcccaggttggagtgcagtggcgtgatctcagctcactgccacctctgcctcccgagtacaagtgattctcctgcctcagcctctcaagcagctgggactacaggcgtgtgccaccatgcccaactaatatttgtatttttagtacagacagggtttcaccatattaaccaggttggtctcaaactcctgacctcatgatccacccacctcagcctcccaaagtgctgggattacaggcatgagccaccatgcccggccaaaattgGGAGATTTCACCTAAAACATCctgtttgggctttttttttcccctcaggaaATGAGATCTAGGCCCACCCTCCTGCCCAGTGAGCCTGTGGCTGCCTCCCATCATCACAGAACTTGAGGGAGTGATGATGTTATGCTGTCCTACCTTTGAGAAGTGTTTGCTCTGCCTTTCTGACTGGTGGGAGCTCTGGCTCTAGTGCTCAGAGCCAGGAGGGGACACCTGGGAACTTGCCTGACCAGTCCAGGGACTTCCTGAGAAGCTCAGGAGACACAGGGATTCAAACATAGCTCAGAGGAAAGACAGAGTGAGGGTGGGGAtgggagtagctgagattgcagcaaaGCCTTGGGCGGATGCAGAGGGTACGGATCTCTCCCCAGGCCCAGCTTCTCTCCTGAACCCCCGACTTGGGCCTGAAGCCTCCCTCTCAAGGGTCGCCTCACTGTCCCCAAGTTCCTCCCTGTACCTCACCATGAATacccctctctctcccctaccccagcccagcaatcccatgacctGTCCACTAGGCCTCCCTAGTGTCTCTCCCACCTACCTCCTCTCCACTCTACCCATGCTGGTCCAGACCTTTGCTCCCCCTGGGCTCCCACCTCAGTATCCCCTTCTGATCCACCCTCCACAAGGCAGCCAGGGGAATCTTCCAGAAAAATAACAAACCTGACCCTGATCTTCCCCTGCTTGGAACCTTCCATTGGAACCTTCCATGACTCTACAGCACCCAGGGGTGGAGTCTGCACTCCTCAGCCTGGTACTAAGAGATGTATACCTTCCCTCACCATCATTTGTGGTCAGACCcacttcacttttctttcttttttttcttttcttttcttctttctttctttttctttctttccttccttccttttctttctttctcctttccttttcctttcctttcctttttccttcctttatccttccttccttccctccctcccttttctttctttttttttttttttttttgagacggagtctggctctgtcgcccaggctggagtgcagtggccggatctcagctcactgcaagctccgcctcctgggttcacgccattgtccNNNNNNNNNNNNNNNNNNNNNNNNNNNNNNNNNNNNNNNNNNNNNNNNNNNNNNNNNNNNNNNNNNNNNNNNNNNNNNNNNNNNNNNNNNNNNNNNNNNNggcgacagagtgagattccgtctcaaaaaaaaaaaaaaaaaaaagataagataaaaaTGGGGGTGCTGCTTGTACTAACTCAGGGACCATCATCAAGATGACATGGGGCCTTGCCTCCAAAGCACTCAGCATAGCTACTGGACTGAGGCTGGGACTCTGAAACAttagttgttattgttttttgtttgtttgtttgtcgcccaggctggagtgcagtggccggatctcagctcactgcaagctccgcctcctgggttcacgccattctcccgcctcagcctcagtagctgggacaacaggtgcccgccacctcgcccggctaattttttgtattttttagtagagacgaggtttcaccgtgttagccagcatggtctcgatctcctgacctcgtgatccgcccatctcagcctcccaaagtgattacaggcttgagccactgcgcccagcccctcccttttctttctttctctctctctctctctttcttccttcgttttttggttttttctttgtttgtttgtttgtttgttttttcagggtctcaatctatcacccaggctggagtgcagtggtgtgatctcagctcactgcaacctccacctccccggctccagtgatcttcctgcctcagcctcctgagtagctgggactagaggctcgtgccaccacacctggctaattttctttctttcttttttttttttttttgtattttttatagagacagggttttgctatgttgcccaggctggtctcaaactcctgacctcaagtgatctgccggcctcggcctcccaaagtgttgggattacaggcgtgagccaccacacctggcctcctacTTTGTTTTGATAACACTTTTGCCATGGGACATCCTACATCATTTTACTATTATCTTTCTGTCTAAATTCTGCACCCCTCCCACTGCCCTTACCATGCCAGGCCTGCGATCCGGTCAGCTCTGCCCCAACCCAAAATGATCTAAGTTTCAGTTTCCCCAATGACCACAATTCCTATTTCCTAGGATTACTGGAATATAGTGACTGTGAGGATTAAGAGTGCCTGTACTTCAGGCTCACAGCAAGTATGTGTGACTGATCACTGCTggaaatggggaaactgaggggaagccaagaaaagagaacttctcggccgggcgcgggggctcacgcctgtaatctcagcactttaggaagctaaggcgggaggatcacttgaggtcaggagttcgagaccagcctgggcaatatagcgatactccgtctctacttaaatatttaaaaaatttagattaaaaaaaaagagaaaagggccCTTCTCAGAGTTACCGGCTCAGGATTCCCCATATCTTACCACGCACCGCACTGCCTGAGCCACCACCATTCAACCTCAAAGCGACTTCAAGCGCAGACCGGGAGGGTGTGAAGGTGGCAGCCAACGCTCGCTGCCTGATACAGCGATTGTCAGGTGGGCTGCAGGGAAAAGTCGTGCAGTCCCCTTTCCGCGATACTCCCTTCTACCGGGACTCCACACCCTGTCAACCCGATGGTCCCGACAGGCCCCAGACGTCAGGGTCCTCACCTGATTTCTCCACTTTCACCTTCACGGGGAACATGGTTTGGGTCCAGGATCTGGCTAGCTAGGTCAGAGGCGCCCCAAAGGGCCTAGGGTCACAAATCAAGGCGGGAGGCGGGCGGGGACAGTTCAAAGATGAGCTTCGTGGGCCACAGCTCCTCCGCCTTTGGTTGTGTTCAGCCTGGACCATGGCCACCACCCTTCTGTGGGCGGGCCCCTTCGGCAGCAGCTTGCTCCTATTAGTTAATGCAGTCGTCAATCTTACATCCTGACCAATTGAGAGCTGCCTCCGTAGTCTCCCAGCTTTAGGTCCCACCCTCC contains:
- the LIN37 gene encoding protein lin-37 homolog isoform X1 — translated: MFPVKVKVEKSAGAWELTPAGFPLAPELEMAKARNQLDAVLQCLLEKSHMDRERLDEEAGKTPSDTHNKDCSIAATGKRPSARFPHQRRKKRREMDDGLAEGGPQRSNTYVIKLFDRSVDLAQFSENTPLYPICRAWMRNSPSVRERECSPSSPLPPLPEDEEGSEVNNSKSRDVYKLPPPTPPGPPGDACRSRIPSPLQPEMQGTPDDEPSEPEPSPSTLIYRNMQRWKRIRQRWKEASHRNQLRYSESMKILREMYERQ
- the LIN37 gene encoding protein lin-37 homolog isoform X2, encoding MFPVKVKVEKSELEMAKARNQLDAVLQCLLEKSHMDRERLDEEAGKTPSDTHNKDCSIAATGKRPSARFPHQRRKKRREMDDGLAEGGPQRSNTYVIKLFDRSVDLAQFSENTPLYPICRAWMRNSPSVRERECSPSSPLPPLPEDEEGSEVNNSKSRDVYKLPPPTPPGPPGDACRSRIPSPLQPEMQGTPDDEPSEPEPSPSTLIYRNMQRWKRIRQRWKEASHRNQLRYSESMKILREMYERQ